In one Rhodococcus sp. B50 genomic region, the following are encoded:
- the fmt gene encoding methionyl-tRNA formyltransferase, whose product MRVVFAGTPEPAVPSLLRLIESSRHEVVAVVTRPDTTAGRGRKVVRSAVGQIADEHGIEVLTPRTPRDPEFVARLTELAPDCCPVVAYGALIPQPVLDIPAHGWVNLHFSLLPAWRGAAPVQAAIAAGDEITGASTFRLEAGLDTGPVYGVVTETVRPTDTAGDLLGRLAEAGATLLESTLDGLEDGILTPAPQPTDGISHAPKVTVEAAQVQWTLPAHVVDRRIRAVTPAPGAWTMIGDLRVKIGPVTVTDESLEPGELEIRKDGVLVGTATTAVRLGTVQPPGKKTMAATDWARGARLDPKVRAR is encoded by the coding sequence ATGCGCGTGGTCTTCGCGGGAACACCGGAACCCGCCGTCCCGTCGTTGCTCCGCCTCATCGAGTCGTCGCGCCACGAAGTCGTCGCGGTGGTCACCCGCCCCGACACGACCGCCGGTCGCGGCCGGAAGGTCGTGCGATCGGCCGTGGGACAGATCGCCGACGAGCACGGTATCGAGGTGCTCACTCCGCGCACGCCGCGCGACCCCGAGTTCGTCGCTCGGCTGACCGAGCTCGCGCCCGACTGTTGCCCTGTGGTCGCCTACGGCGCCCTGATTCCGCAGCCGGTCCTGGACATCCCTGCACACGGATGGGTGAACCTGCACTTCTCGCTGCTGCCCGCCTGGCGTGGCGCAGCGCCGGTACAAGCGGCGATCGCCGCCGGCGACGAGATCACCGGTGCGAGCACTTTCCGGCTCGAAGCCGGACTCGACACCGGACCGGTCTACGGCGTCGTCACGGAGACGGTCCGTCCCACCGACACCGCCGGAGACCTGCTCGGCCGACTCGCCGAGGCGGGGGCCACGCTGCTCGAGTCCACCCTCGACGGACTCGAGGACGGCATCCTCACGCCCGCACCCCAGCCGACCGACGGTATCTCGCACGCTCCGAAGGTCACCGTCGAGGCGGCCCAGGTGCAGTGGACCCTTCCCGCGCACGTCGTCGACCGGCGGATCCGCGCGGTCACCCCCGCGCCGGGCGCGTGGACGATGATCGGCGACCTGCGAGTGAAGATCGGACCTGTGACGGTGACGGACGAGTCCCTCGAACCCGGTGAGCTCGAGATCCGCAAGGACGGTGTGCTCGTCGGAACCGCTACCACGGCTGTGCGGCTCGGGACGGTACAGCCGCCCGGAAAGAAGACGATGGCAGCCACGGACTGGGCGCGCGGCGCCCGTCTCGACCCGAAGGTGCGTGCGCGATGA
- a CDS encoding esterase/lipase family protein, translating into MGAGRSFGGVVGACVVALLTAGTAAAQPLSPGDGPILGLGEGSVSSVPVPAGPVATGHAEAAEYAENNPDIAPAGSNDFSCVPSEEHPRPVVLAHGTDSNAYSDFAALSPLLAASGWCVFVLNYGFAEGADDYGTGDIRVSAAQFGDFVTEVQDATGAEEVDVVGYSQGATVARYYINELGGAEVVDRWVGIASPSYGGTFYGIGAAVAALPGATDIVEGEFSVALVQQLEGSELLTELNTPTDTVPGVRYTTIGTEVDEVIQPAGNVALRGEGAVDYVIQDLCPQDLTGHFNMVYDPFSLQLARHVLDPDRYALGECNPVALGTGIPELILQSNT; encoded by the coding sequence ATGGGAGCCGGGCGGAGTTTCGGCGGCGTCGTCGGCGCATGCGTCGTCGCGCTGCTGACTGCGGGTACAGCGGCGGCGCAGCCGCTCTCGCCCGGTGACGGGCCGATCCTCGGTCTCGGGGAGGGTTCCGTCAGCAGCGTGCCGGTCCCGGCGGGACCGGTGGCCACCGGCCATGCCGAAGCGGCGGAGTACGCCGAGAACAATCCCGATATCGCACCTGCGGGCAGTAACGACTTCTCGTGCGTGCCTTCCGAGGAACACCCGCGTCCGGTGGTGCTCGCGCACGGCACCGATTCCAACGCGTACTCCGACTTCGCCGCGCTCTCACCGCTGCTCGCCGCATCCGGCTGGTGCGTGTTCGTCCTGAACTACGGATTCGCCGAGGGCGCCGACGACTACGGAACGGGCGACATCCGGGTCTCCGCAGCACAATTCGGCGACTTCGTCACCGAGGTGCAGGACGCCACCGGCGCGGAGGAGGTGGACGTCGTCGGCTATTCGCAGGGAGCCACCGTCGCCCGGTACTACATCAACGAACTCGGTGGTGCCGAGGTCGTCGACCGATGGGTGGGGATCGCATCCCCGAGCTACGGGGGCACCTTCTACGGAATCGGTGCCGCCGTCGCCGCACTGCCCGGAGCGACCGACATCGTCGAGGGTGAATTCTCCGTCGCGCTCGTGCAGCAGCTCGAGGGATCGGAACTGCTCACCGAACTCAACACGCCCACCGACACCGTTCCCGGCGTGCGTTACACGACCATCGGTACCGAGGTCGACGAAGTCATCCAGCCCGCCGGCAACGTCGCACTGCGGGGGGAGGGGGCCGTCGACTACGTGATCCAGGACCTGTGCCCGCAGGATCTGACCGGTCACTTCAACATGGTCTACGACCCGTTCTCGCTGCAACTTGCCCGGCACGTGCTCGATCCGGACCGGTACGCGCTCGGTGAGTGCAACCCCGTCGCGCTCGGTACCGGTATCCCCGAACTGATCCTCCAGTCCAACACCTGA
- a CDS encoding primosomal protein N', translating to MAADFDAAEVDPVARVLPLLPVPHLDREFDYLIPRDLDADARPGVRVRVRFAGRLVDGFLLARAASSDHTGKLGRLDRVVSSEQVLTPEIAALAEEVATRYAGTRADVLRLAVPPRHARVEAEAPRTSQPAPVPEIDHAAWGRYRHGENFLEALGGGRAPRAAWQALPGEDWPRRLAELAALTLGSQKAAVLVVPDQRDLDRLVSACVDVAGADHVVGLAAGLGPAERYRRWLAALRGSARIVVGTRAAVFAPTPDLGLLVVWDDGDDLHCEPRSPYPHAREVAALRAHAVGAAIVIAGHARTAETQALVDAGWAHDLVAPREVVRACAPKVTALADSEQALARDPAARAARLPAIAFAAARSALAAERPVLVQVPRRGYVPALACGKCRAPARCRHCNGPLALPTAAGPDGAAIPACRWCGVADARHRCHACGARSLRAVVVGAARTAEELGRAFPGVPVVTSGGNEVKHAVPGAAALVVSTVGAEPVAEGGYGAALLLDGWALLGRADLRAAEETMRRWLTASALVRSFADGGQVVVVADSGIPTVQALVRWDPVGHAQSEVSERAEVGFPPAVHMAAIDGSSAAVAELLEATHLPEGAEVLGPVPLPPGQRLPFGSDGPEPEDVHRMIVRVARERGRALGRSLRDAQATRTARRADGPLRVQVDPPRIG from the coding sequence GTGGCTGCTGATTTCGACGCCGCCGAGGTCGATCCGGTCGCGCGGGTTCTCCCGTTGCTGCCGGTTCCGCACCTCGACCGGGAGTTCGACTACCTGATCCCGCGCGACCTGGACGCGGATGCCCGCCCGGGCGTCCGTGTCCGCGTCCGCTTCGCCGGACGTCTCGTCGACGGTTTCCTGCTCGCGCGTGCAGCGTCGAGCGATCACACCGGCAAGCTGGGCCGCCTCGACCGGGTGGTCTCGTCCGAGCAGGTCCTCACGCCCGAGATTGCTGCCCTGGCAGAGGAAGTGGCGACCCGTTACGCCGGGACCAGGGCGGACGTGCTGCGTCTCGCGGTGCCGCCACGACACGCACGCGTCGAGGCCGAGGCGCCGCGCACGTCGCAACCCGCGCCGGTGCCGGAGATCGATCATGCGGCGTGGGGCCGGTACCGGCACGGCGAGAACTTCCTCGAAGCGCTCGGGGGCGGCCGCGCCCCGCGTGCGGCCTGGCAGGCGCTGCCCGGCGAGGACTGGCCACGCCGGCTCGCCGAACTCGCCGCACTGACCCTCGGCTCGCAGAAGGCGGCCGTGCTCGTCGTCCCCGACCAGCGCGACCTCGATCGCCTCGTGTCGGCATGCGTCGACGTCGCCGGGGCCGATCACGTCGTCGGTCTCGCCGCGGGTCTCGGGCCGGCCGAACGCTATCGGCGGTGGCTCGCGGCATTGAGAGGATCCGCGCGCATCGTGGTCGGAACCCGTGCCGCGGTCTTCGCACCGACACCCGACCTCGGGCTCCTCGTGGTGTGGGACGACGGCGACGACCTGCACTGCGAGCCGCGGTCGCCGTATCCACACGCCCGCGAAGTGGCCGCTCTGCGGGCCCACGCGGTCGGTGCCGCGATCGTGATCGCCGGGCACGCGCGCACCGCGGAGACCCAGGCGCTCGTCGACGCCGGATGGGCACACGATCTCGTGGCACCCCGCGAGGTTGTGAGGGCGTGCGCTCCCAAGGTCACGGCCCTCGCCGACAGCGAGCAGGCACTCGCGCGGGACCCGGCGGCGCGTGCCGCGAGGCTGCCGGCCATCGCATTCGCCGCCGCGCGGTCCGCTCTCGCGGCAGAACGCCCGGTCCTCGTGCAGGTACCGCGGCGCGGTTACGTCCCCGCGCTGGCGTGCGGCAAGTGCCGGGCACCCGCTCGGTGCCGGCACTGCAACGGTCCGCTCGCGCTGCCCACCGCGGCCGGTCCCGACGGGGCCGCGATCCCGGCGTGCCGGTGGTGCGGTGTCGCCGACGCGCGGCACCGGTGCCACGCGTGCGGTGCACGTTCGTTGCGGGCCGTGGTCGTCGGGGCGGCTCGCACCGCAGAAGAACTGGGGCGGGCCTTTCCCGGTGTGCCCGTCGTGACCTCGGGCGGAAACGAGGTCAAACACGCGGTGCCCGGTGCGGCAGCGCTCGTTGTCTCCACCGTGGGAGCCGAACCGGTCGCCGAGGGTGGTTACGGAGCGGCGCTCCTCCTCGACGGGTGGGCGTTGCTCGGTAGGGCCGACCTGCGTGCTGCCGAGGAGACGATGCGGCGCTGGCTCACGGCGTCCGCGCTCGTGCGCTCGTTCGCCGACGGAGGACAGGTCGTGGTCGTCGCGGATTCCGGGATCCCCACCGTGCAGGCACTGGTGCGCTGGGATCCCGTGGGACACGCGCAATCCGAGGTCTCCGAACGAGCCGAGGTCGGATTCCCGCCCGCGGTTCACATGGCCGCGATCGACGGGTCGTCGGCGGCGGTCGCCGAACTGCTCGAGGCGACACACCTGCCCGAGGGGGCCGAAGTACTCGGACCCGTGCCGCTACCGCCGGGACAGCGACTGCCGTTCGGATCCGACGGACCCGAACCGGAAGACGTGCACCGGATGATCGTGCGGGTCGCACGGGAGCGCGGTCGCGCACTCGGCCGGTCCCTGCGCGACGCGCAGGCCACCCGCACGGCACGTCGCGCGGACGGACCGTTGCGGGTGCAGGTGGATCCGCCGCGCATCGGCTGA
- the metK gene encoding methionine adenosyltransferase — MSKTGGRLFTSESVTEGHPDKICDAISDSVLDALLTEDPRARVAVETLVTTGQVHVVGEVTTSAYADIPKIVRDRVLEIGYDSSSKGFDGNSCGVNIAIGAQSPEIAGGVDVALEARSGVLTDDEVALQGAGDQGLMFGYACSDTPELMPLPISLAHRLSRRLTEVRKSAVLPYLRPDGKTQVTIEYEGDKPVRLDTIVISTQHAADIDLNNLLTPDLRTHVVDAVLADPNLADLDTADVRLLVNPSGSFVLGGPMGDAGLTGRKIIVDTYGGMARHGGGAFSGKDPSKVDRSAAYAMRWVAKTAVAAGLAERIEVQVAYAIGKAAPVGLFVETFGTEKTDPARIQQAIGEVFDLRPGAIIRDLDLLRPIYAQTAAYGHFGRSDIDLPWENTDRADKLRAAAGL, encoded by the coding sequence GTGAGCAAGACCGGCGGTCGTCTTTTCACCAGTGAGTCCGTGACGGAAGGGCATCCGGACAAGATCTGTGACGCGATCAGCGACTCGGTTCTCGACGCGCTCCTCACCGAGGATCCTCGTGCCCGGGTAGCGGTGGAAACCCTTGTGACCACGGGACAGGTGCACGTGGTGGGTGAGGTCACCACCTCTGCGTACGCCGACATCCCCAAGATCGTGCGCGATCGCGTGCTCGAGATCGGCTACGACTCGTCGTCGAAGGGCTTCGACGGCAACTCCTGCGGCGTCAACATCGCCATCGGCGCCCAGTCCCCGGAGATCGCCGGTGGCGTCGACGTCGCCCTCGAAGCGCGCAGCGGTGTACTCACCGACGACGAGGTCGCGCTGCAGGGCGCCGGCGACCAGGGACTGATGTTCGGATACGCGTGCTCCGACACGCCCGAGCTGATGCCGCTGCCGATCTCCCTCGCCCACCGCCTGTCGCGGCGCCTCACCGAGGTCCGCAAGTCGGCGGTCCTGCCGTACCTGCGCCCCGACGGCAAGACCCAGGTCACGATCGAGTACGAGGGCGACAAGCCCGTCCGCCTCGACACGATCGTCATCTCGACGCAGCACGCTGCCGATATCGACCTGAACAACCTGCTCACGCCGGATCTGCGCACCCACGTCGTCGACGCGGTGCTCGCCGATCCGAATCTGGCCGATCTCGACACCGCTGACGTGCGCCTGCTGGTCAACCCGTCCGGATCGTTCGTCCTCGGCGGTCCCATGGGCGATGCCGGCCTGACCGGCCGCAAGATCATCGTCGATACCTACGGCGGTATGGCCCGTCACGGTGGCGGTGCGTTCTCCGGCAAGGACCCGTCGAAGGTCGACCGTTCGGCCGCCTATGCGATGCGCTGGGTCGCCAAGACTGCCGTCGCCGCCGGCCTCGCCGAGCGCATCGAGGTACAGGTCGCCTACGCGATCGGCAAGGCCGCCCCGGTCGGTCTGTTCGTCGAGACCTTCGGCACCGAGAAGACCGATCCGGCCCGTATCCAGCAGGCGATCGGCGAGGTCTTCGACCTGCGTCCGGGCGCGATCATTCGCGACCTCGACCTGCTGCGCCCGATCTACGCGCAGACCGCTGCGTACGGTCACTTCGGCCGTAGCGACATCGACCTGCCGTGGGAGAACACCGACCGCGCCGACAAGCTGCGCGCGGCCGCCGGTCTGTAG
- the coaBC gene encoding bifunctional phosphopantothenoylcysteine decarboxylase/phosphopantothenate--cysteine ligase CoaBC, protein MNNPASSGEAGSVQRRRIVVGVAGGIAAYKSCALIRAFAESGHHVRVVPTESALEFVGRATFEALSGNPVQTGVFADVPQVPHVRLGQEADLVVIAPATADLMARAVAGRADDLLTATLLTARCPVMFVPAMHTEMWEHPATVDNVATLRRRGVVVVEPASGRLTGKDTGAGRMPEPDEIFTLASLVLERADALPRDLAGRRIVVSAGGTREPLDPVRFLGNRSSGKQGYALARLAAQRGADVTLVAGSVAGLDDPAAVDVVRVQTAAQMQDAVAKHASGADAVIMSAAVADFRPSTFVTSKIKKGAGEPDSIALTKNDDILAGLVRARTEGGLSAETVIVGFAAETGDEHGDVLTYAREKLARKGCDLLVVNAVGEGKAFEVDDNNGWLLSADGSETALAHGSKALMASRVLDALGPLLAERSRIG, encoded by the coding sequence GTGAACAACCCCGCTTCGAGCGGCGAGGCCGGATCCGTGCAGCGCCGCCGCATCGTCGTCGGTGTCGCCGGCGGCATCGCCGCCTACAAGTCGTGCGCACTGATCCGCGCCTTCGCCGAGAGCGGACATCACGTGCGGGTCGTCCCGACGGAGTCCGCTCTCGAATTCGTCGGGCGCGCCACCTTCGAGGCGTTGTCCGGCAATCCCGTGCAGACCGGTGTGTTCGCGGACGTGCCGCAGGTTCCGCACGTGCGGCTCGGTCAGGAAGCCGACCTCGTCGTCATTGCGCCGGCGACCGCCGACCTGATGGCGCGGGCGGTTGCAGGTCGCGCCGACGACCTGCTCACGGCGACCCTGCTCACCGCGCGGTGCCCCGTGATGTTCGTGCCTGCGATGCACACCGAGATGTGGGAGCATCCCGCCACCGTCGACAACGTCGCGACCCTGCGTCGCCGCGGTGTGGTCGTCGTCGAGCCCGCGTCCGGTCGACTGACCGGTAAGGACACCGGCGCCGGGCGGATGCCCGAACCCGACGAGATCTTCACTCTGGCTTCGTTGGTGCTCGAACGCGCCGACGCACTGCCCCGCGACCTGGCCGGACGCCGCATCGTCGTGTCCGCCGGAGGTACCCGCGAGCCCCTCGATCCGGTGCGCTTCCTCGGCAACCGGTCGTCCGGCAAGCAGGGCTACGCACTCGCACGCCTCGCCGCGCAACGCGGCGCCGACGTGACCCTCGTCGCCGGCAGTGTCGCGGGTCTCGACGATCCGGCCGCGGTCGACGTCGTCCGGGTGCAGACGGCCGCGCAGATGCAGGACGCCGTCGCCAAGCACGCCTCCGGCGCCGACGCGGTGATCATGTCCGCGGCCGTCGCCGATTTCCGGCCGTCCACCTTCGTGACCAGCAAGATCAAGAAGGGGGCGGGCGAACCCGACTCCATCGCGCTGACGAAGAACGACGACATCCTCGCCGGGCTCGTCCGGGCACGTACCGAAGGGGGCCTCTCCGCGGAGACGGTCATCGTCGGGTTCGCGGCGGAGACCGGCGACGAACACGGTGACGTGCTCACATACGCCCGGGAGAAGCTCGCCCGCAAGGGATGCGATCTTCTCGTCGTCAACGCCGTCGGAGAAGGCAAGGCGTTCGAGGTCGACGACAACAACGGCTGGTTGCTGTCCGCGGATGGTTCGGAGACCGCCCTCGCTCACGGATCGAAGGCTCTCATGGCCAGTCGCGTACTCGACGCGCTCGGACCTCTGCTGGCGGAACGCAGCAGAATCGGGTGA
- the rpoZ gene encoding DNA-directed RNA polymerase subunit omega: MSGEHRVSSIQAAATDLEGNALPVYDTPSGITNPPIDELLERASSKYALVIYAAKRARQINDYYNQLGDGILEYVGPLVEPGLQEKPLSIAMREIHSDLLEHTEGE; the protein is encoded by the coding sequence ATCTCAGGAGAACACCGAGTGAGCAGCATCCAGGCAGCCGCGACCGACCTCGAGGGCAACGCCCTCCCGGTCTACGACACCCCCTCGGGTATCACCAACCCGCCTATCGACGAGCTGCTCGAGCGCGCCTCCTCGAAGTACGCGCTGGTGATCTACGCCGCCAAGCGCGCACGCCAGATCAACGATTACTACAACCAGCTCGGCGACGGCATCCTCGAGTACGTCGGCCCCCTCGTGGAGCCGGGTCTGCAGGAGAAGCCGCTGTCGATCGCCATGCGCGAGATCCACTCGGATCTGCTCGAGCACACCGAAGGCGAGTGA
- the gmk gene encoding guanylate kinase: MVLAGPSAVGKSTVVRLLRSRIPDLHFSVSATTREPRPGEVDGVDYHFVGRAEFDRMIDAGELLEWADIHGGLQRSGTPAEPVRDALAEGHPVLVEVDLAGARAVRAAMPDAVLAFLAPPSWEVLVERLTGRGTETDEVVARRLDTARSELAAQDEFDVVIVNDDVDRACDELVSLLVGPGTD, translated from the coding sequence GTGGTACTGGCCGGGCCCTCCGCGGTGGGTAAGTCGACCGTCGTACGCCTGCTGCGGAGCCGGATCCCGGATCTGCACTTCAGCGTCTCGGCCACCACCCGGGAGCCGCGACCGGGCGAGGTGGACGGGGTGGACTACCACTTCGTCGGCCGCGCCGAGTTCGACCGGATGATCGACGCCGGTGAACTGCTCGAATGGGCCGACATCCATGGCGGTCTGCAGAGATCGGGCACCCCGGCCGAACCGGTGCGCGACGCACTCGCCGAGGGGCATCCGGTGCTCGTGGAGGTCGACCTCGCGGGAGCACGGGCCGTCCGGGCCGCGATGCCGGACGCAGTACTGGCATTTCTCGCCCCGCCCAGTTGGGAGGTGCTCGTCGAGCGCCTCACCGGCCGAGGCACCGAAACCGACGAGGTCGTTGCTCGCAGGCTCGATACCGCCCGCAGCGAACTGGCCGCGCAGGACGAGTTCGATGTCGTGATCGTCAACGACGATGTCGACCGGGCCTGCGATGAATTGGTATCCTTGTTGGTTGGACCCGGAACCGACTGA
- the mihF gene encoding integration host factor, actinobacterial type, producing MALPQLTDEQRAAALEKAAAARRARAELKERLKRGGTDLKQVLKDAENDEILGKMKVSALLEALPKVGKVKAQEIMTELEIAPTRRLRGLGDRQRKALLARFDFDA from the coding sequence GTGGCCCTTCCCCAGCTGACCGATGAGCAGCGCGCCGCTGCTCTGGAGAAGGCGGCTGCTGCCCGTCGTGCCCGGGCTGAGCTCAAGGAGCGCCTCAAGCGCGGCGGCACCGACCTCAAGCAGGTGCTCAAGGACGCCGAGAACGACGAGATCCTCGGCAAGATGAAGGTGTCGGCTCTGCTCGAGGCCCTGCCGAAGGTCGGCAAGGTCAAGGCGCAGGAAATCATGACCGAGCTGGAGATCGCCCCGACCCGCCGTCTGCGCGGCCTCGGCGACCGTCAGCGCAAGGCCCTGCTCGCCAGGTTCGATTTCGACGCCTGA
- the pyrF gene encoding orotidine-5'-phosphate decarboxylase, protein MRPFGQRLADALGRRGPLCVGIDPHPGLLAAWGLGDDVDGLARFSELCVEAFADTVAVVKPQVAFFEAYGSAGLAVLERSIAELGEAGVLVLADAKRGDIGSTMDAYARTWLSDGSPLCSDAVTVSPYLGFGSLAPALDLAAGTGRGVFVLAATSNPEGAQVQRARVADGRTVAQVVVDECAARNCAVPDGGAAELGSVGVVVGATLTEAPDLSALHGPILMPGVGAQGGTADDVRRLAGDHLRAVVPNVSRDVLRAGPSVAELRAAVARTLDGFAFLTN, encoded by the coding sequence GTGAGGCCCTTCGGGCAGCGACTCGCGGACGCTCTCGGGCGCCGCGGGCCGCTGTGCGTGGGCATCGATCCGCACCCGGGTCTCCTCGCGGCATGGGGTCTCGGCGACGACGTCGACGGCCTGGCCCGGTTCAGTGAACTGTGCGTCGAGGCCTTCGCCGACACCGTCGCGGTCGTCAAGCCCCAGGTGGCGTTCTTCGAGGCCTACGGCTCCGCCGGTCTCGCGGTGCTCGAACGGTCCATCGCCGAGCTGGGGGAGGCGGGCGTGCTCGTGCTCGCCGACGCCAAGCGCGGCGACATCGGCTCCACGATGGACGCCTACGCCCGTACCTGGCTGTCGGACGGCTCTCCGCTGTGTTCGGATGCCGTGACCGTCTCTCCGTACCTGGGTTTCGGTTCGCTCGCCCCGGCGTTGGATCTGGCCGCCGGAACGGGCCGCGGGGTGTTCGTGCTCGCGGCCACCTCCAATCCCGAGGGTGCGCAGGTCCAGCGGGCCCGGGTCGCCGACGGACGCACCGTCGCGCAGGTCGTGGTGGACGAGTGCGCCGCCCGCAACTGCGCTGTCCCGGACGGCGGGGCCGCAGAGCTCGGATCCGTGGGTGTCGTGGTCGGGGCGACCCTCACCGAGGCTCCCGACCTGTCCGCCCTCCACGGGCCCATCCTGATGCCCGGAGTGGGCGCCCAGGGTGGCACCGCCGACGACGTGCGCCGACTTGCGGGCGACCACCTGCGGGCCGTCGTGCCCAACGTCTCGCGGGACGTGCTGCGGGCGGGTCCGTCCGTAGCGGAGCTGCGGGCCGCCGTGGCCCGCACCCTGGACGGCTTCGCCTTCCTGACGAACTGA